One genomic region from Vitis riparia cultivar Riparia Gloire de Montpellier isolate 1030 chromosome 17, EGFV_Vit.rip_1.0, whole genome shotgun sequence encodes:
- the LOC117904834 gene encoding uncharacterized protein LOC117904834: MHALSFKGFPDLSRERSWPGRLSGGFGYHCTGTRKDDGNCRDFRRNCRIVACSSGANGDNQSPSSFLSRSQTYALLKQQLQVAAKSEDYKEAARLRDSLRLFEEEEPVLRLRRLIKEAVADERFEDAARYRDELKEIAPHSLLKCSSDATTVGIRVQVRSVYIEGRSQPSKGQFFFAYRIRITNNSDRPVQLLRRHWIITDANGKIEHVWGIGVIGEQPVILPRTGFEYSSACPLSTPNGRMEGDFEMKHIDKVGSQTFNVAIAPFSLSTLGDESDTFEM, translated from the exons ATGCATGCATTGAGTTTCAAAGGGTTTCCCGATTTGAGCCGGGAGCGCTCTTGGCCTGGTCGACTCAGCGGCGGGTTCGGGTACCATTGTACAGGGACGAGAAAGGATGATGGGAATTGTAGGGATTTTAGGAGAAATTGCAGGATTGTTGCTTGTTCTTCGGGGGCAAATGGGGATAATCAGAGCCCGAGCTCGTTTCTTTCTCGCAGTCAAACTTACGCTCTTCTGAAGCAGCAACTGCAGGTTGCTGCAAAATCTGAG GATTACAAAGAAGCTGCTAGACTACGCGATTCATTGAGATTGTTTGAGGAAGAGGAGCCGGTTTTGCGTCTTCGCAGATTGATTAAAGAGGCAGTCGCCGATGAGAGGTTTGAG GATGCAGCTAGATACCGTGATGAGCTTAAGGAAATTGCACCGCATTCTCTCTTAAAATGTTCAAGTGACGCAACAACCGTG GGGATCAGGGTTCAAGTTAGAAGTGTGTACATTGAAGGTCGAAGTCAGCCTTCAAAAGGGCAGTTCTTTTTTGCATATAGAATAAGAATTACCAATAACTCAGACCGCCCTGTTCAACTTCTCAGAAGGCATTGGATTATAACAGATGCAAATGGAAAAATTGAGCATGTCTG GGGGATTGGTGTCATAGGTGAACAGCCAGTTATACTTCCTAGAACCGGTTTTGAGTACTCATCTGCATGCCCATTAAGCACTCCAAATGGAAGAATG GAGGGTGACTTTGAAATGAAACATATTGACAAAGTGGGTTCTCAAACTTTCAATGTGGCAATTGCCCCATTTTCTCTCTCCACACTCGGAGATGAGTCTGATACATTTGAGATGTGA
- the LOC117905052 gene encoding probable BOI-related E3 ubiquitin-protein ligase 2 isoform X1: MFGGDNNNPVFPVFLEENRYQYDTNAMPQLQLFGDFPVGCGGNPLNYMRNDHANALHGPIKRSREAESFSRHQKLHISLNNNNLCHDEAGQSGSILNPNPVSTGLKLSYEEDEHNSSITSASDSMTAALPVISSLGDNLKSEIDRQKEEFDHYIRVQEENIIKGVRELKQRQTVSFLSAIEKGVGKKLREKEFEIENMNRKNKELVERVKQVTMEVQSWHYRAKYNESLVNVLKSNLKQVVAQGAMQGKEGCGDSEVDDAASYTDHIQLGVVGCSGNPTSMKKQVNCRACKVREVCVLLLPCRHLCLCMDCEGFIDVCPVCQVMKSASVQVFMS, from the exons ATGTTTGGAGGCGATAACAACAACCCTGTTTTTCCAGTTTTCCTTGAGGAAAATCGTTACCAATATGATACTAATGCAATGCCCCAGTTGCAGTTATTTGGAGACT TCCCAGTTGGATGTGGTGGTAATCCCCTAAACTACATGAGAAATGACCATGCAAATGCTCTGCATGGACCAATCAAAAGAAGCAGGGAGGCAGAATCTTTTTCTAGACATCAAAAACTTCACATATCTTTGAATAATAATAACCTTTGCCATGATGAAGCTGGTCAGTCTGGGAGCATCCTGAATCCAAACCCAGTATCAACTGGGCTGAAACTTTCTTATGAGGAAGATGAGCACAACTCTTCTATTACTTCCGCAAGTGATAGCATGACCGCCGCGCTCCCTGTTATTTCATCTCTTGGTGATAATCTGAAGTCAGAGATTGATCGGCAGAAAGAGGAATTTGATCACTATATCAGAGTTCAg GAAGAAAACATCATCAAGGGTGTAAGGGAACTGAAGCAGAGACAAACAGTTTCCTTCCTAAGTGCTATAGAAAAAGGAGTAGGCAAGAAATTACGTGAGAAAGAATTCGAGATAGAAAATATGAACCGCAAGAACAAAGAACTAGTGGAGAGAGTAAAGCAGGTGACCATGGAAGTTCAGTCATGGCACTACAGAGCAAAGTACAATGAGTCTTTAGTCAATGTGCTGAAGAGCAATTTGAAGCAGGTTGTGGCACAAGGTGCCATGCAAGGGAAGGAAGGCTGTGGGGACAGTGAGGTAGATGATGCAGCATCTTACACAGACCATATCCAATTGGGCGTTGTGGGCTGTTCTGGAAATCCTACATCCATGAAGAAGCAGGTGAATTGCAGAGCTTGCAAGGTTAGAGAAGTGTGTGTGTTATTACTGCCTTGTAGACACTTGTGTCTGTGCATGGATTGTGAAGGATTTATTGACGTTTGCCCGGTTTGTCAGGTAATGAAATCTGCAAGTGTTCAAGTGTTCATGTCGTGA
- the LOC117905052 gene encoding probable BOI-related E3 ubiquitin-protein ligase 2 isoform X2 produces MRNDHANALHGPIKRSREAESFSRHQKLHISLNNNNLCHDEAGQSGSILNPNPVSTGLKLSYEEDEHNSSITSASDSMTAALPVISSLGDNLKSEIDRQKEEFDHYIRVQEENIIKGVRELKQRQTVSFLSAIEKGVGKKLREKEFEIENMNRKNKELVERVKQVTMEVQSWHYRAKYNESLVNVLKSNLKQVVAQGAMQGKEGCGDSEVDDAASYTDHIQLGVVGCSGNPTSMKKQVNCRACKVREVCVLLLPCRHLCLCMDCEGFIDVCPVCQVMKSASVQVFMS; encoded by the exons ATGAGAAATGACCATGCAAATGCTCTGCATGGACCAATCAAAAGAAGCAGGGAGGCAGAATCTTTTTCTAGACATCAAAAACTTCACATATCTTTGAATAATAATAACCTTTGCCATGATGAAGCTGGTCAGTCTGGGAGCATCCTGAATCCAAACCCAGTATCAACTGGGCTGAAACTTTCTTATGAGGAAGATGAGCACAACTCTTCTATTACTTCCGCAAGTGATAGCATGACCGCCGCGCTCCCTGTTATTTCATCTCTTGGTGATAATCTGAAGTCAGAGATTGATCGGCAGAAAGAGGAATTTGATCACTATATCAGAGTTCAg GAAGAAAACATCATCAAGGGTGTAAGGGAACTGAAGCAGAGACAAACAGTTTCCTTCCTAAGTGCTATAGAAAAAGGAGTAGGCAAGAAATTACGTGAGAAAGAATTCGAGATAGAAAATATGAACCGCAAGAACAAAGAACTAGTGGAGAGAGTAAAGCAGGTGACCATGGAAGTTCAGTCATGGCACTACAGAGCAAAGTACAATGAGTCTTTAGTCAATGTGCTGAAGAGCAATTTGAAGCAGGTTGTGGCACAAGGTGCCATGCAAGGGAAGGAAGGCTGTGGGGACAGTGAGGTAGATGATGCAGCATCTTACACAGACCATATCCAATTGGGCGTTGTGGGCTGTTCTGGAAATCCTACATCCATGAAGAAGCAGGTGAATTGCAGAGCTTGCAAGGTTAGAGAAGTGTGTGTGTTATTACTGCCTTGTAGACACTTGTGTCTGTGCATGGATTGTGAAGGATTTATTGACGTTTGCCCGGTTTGTCAGGTAATGAAATCTGCAAGTGTTCAAGTGTTCATGTCGTGA